The Panicum hallii strain FIL2 chromosome 9, PHallii_v3.1, whole genome shotgun sequence genome has a window encoding:
- the LOC112878181 gene encoding pentatricopeptide repeat-containing protein At4g37170, whose protein sequence is MRSRAASPRMKRPSFSLSVTTASQLHDAIDRLLPLLRADASHAPAARALAAAAASLRPPSTLLSNRILHLLSSHPATLPDALALLSSLPSPDVCSYNTLVAALARSPRGLASARALFDRMPRRDHFSWSAIVSAHARHGQPRAALALYRRMLREPGSAGADNEFTASSALVAAAAAQCVRAGRELHCRVVRRGIDADAVIWSALADMYAKCGRVDDARSVFDEMPVRDVVSWTAMVERYFDAGRGSEGFKHFVHMVRSGVRPNEFTYAGVLRACAEFTSEKLGRQVHGRMAKSRAGDSCFAESALVHMYSKCGDMGTAICIFEATPKPDLVSWTAVISGFAQNGQPEEALRYFDMFLRSGFRPDHVTFVGVLSACAHAGLVDKGLEVFHSIKDEYGIEHTADHYACVIDLLSRSGQFELAEQMINKMSVKPNKFLWASLLGGCRIHKNIRLARWAAEALFEIEPENPATYVTLANIYASVGLFDEVENVRQIMGSKGIAKIPASSWIEAGKRVHVFLVGDKSHPQAEEIYALLKKLYVKMREEGYVADTGFVLHDVEDEQKEQDIGYHSERLAVAFGIIATPGDSPIKVFKNLRICGDCHTTIKFISRIVQREIIVRDSNRFHHFKHGSCSCRDYW, encoded by the coding sequence ATGCGGTCGCGCGCCGCCTCTCCGCGCATGAAGCGCCCCTCCTTCTCACTGTCGGTGACCACGGCGTCGCAGCTCCACGACGCCATCGATCGCCTCCTCCCGCTCCTCCGCGCTGACGCCTCCCacgcccccgccgcgcgcgctctcgccgcggccgccgcctcgctccGGCCGCCCTCCACGCTCCTCTCCAACCGCATCCTCCACCTGCTCTCCTCCCACCCCGCTACGCTCCCGGACGCGCTcgccctcctctcctccctccccAGCCCCGACGTGTGCTCCTACAACACCCTTGTCGCCGCGCTCGCCCGCTCCCCGCGCGGCCTCGCCTCCGCGCGCGCGCTGTTCGACCGAATGCCCCGGAGGGACCACTTCTCCTGGTCCGCCATCGTCTCCGCCCATGCGCGCCACGGCcagccccgcgccgctctcgcGCTCTACCGACGGATGCTGCGGGAGCCCGGGAGCGCCGGCGCTGACAACGAGTTCACCGCGTCCAGCGCGCTcgtcgcggccgcggccgcccagTGCGTGCGCGCGGGGAGGGAGCTGCACTGCCGCGTGGTCAGGAGAGGGATCGACGCGGATGCCGTCATCTGGAGCGCGCTTGCGGACATGTACGCCAAGTGTGGGCGTGTGGACGATGCGAGGAGCGTGTTCGACGAGATGCCTGTCCGGGACGTCGTTTCTTGGACGGCCATGGTGGAGAGGTACTTCGATGCCGGGCGTGGCAGTGAAGGCTTCAAGCACTTTGTCCACATGGTGAGGAGCGGCGTTCGACCGAATGAGTTTACATACGCGGGGGTTCTGCGTGCTTGTGCAGAATTCACCTCCGAGAAACTCGGGAGGCAGGTGCATGGTCGAATGGCAAAGAGCAGGGCAGGGGACTCATGCTTTGCAGAGAGCGCGCTTGTGCACATGTACTCCAAATGTGGGGACATGGGGACTGCAATTTGCATCTTTGAGGCGACGCCAAAGCCAGACTTGGTGTCGTGGACGGCCGTGATCTCTGGCTTTGCCCAGAATGGGCAGCCAGAGGAGGCGTTGCGTTACTTTGATATGTTCTTGAGGTCTGGATTCAGGCCTGATCATGTCACGTTTGTTGGTGTTCTATCTGCGTGTGCTCATGCCGGTCTGGTTGATAAAGGTCTGGAGGTCTTCCATTCGATAAAGGATGAGTACGGCATCGAGCACACTGCTGATCATTATGCTTGCGTGATTGATCTCCTCAGTCGTTCAGGTCAGTTTGAGCTAGCAGAACAGATGATCAACAAAATGTCCGTGAAGCCCAACAAGTTCCTATGGGCGTCCTTGCTTGGTGGTTGCCGGATTCACAAAAATATCCGCCTTGCAAGATGGGCAGCTGAAGCATTGTTTGAAATAGAACCTGAAAACCCAGCAACCTATGTTACTCTAGCCAACATTTATGCGTCAGTTGGTCTGTTTGATGAGGTTGAGAATGTGCGACAGATCATGGGGTCAAAGGGCATAGCTAAAATTCCAGCCTCAAGTTGGATCGAAGCTGGGAAAAGAGTGCATGTGTTTCTGGTTGGGGATAAGTCACATCCTCAAGCTGAAGAAATATATGCGCTTCTGAAGAAGCTGTATGTGAAGATGAGGGAAGAAGGGTATGTGGCAGACACCGGCTTTGTTCTCCATGATGTAGAAGATGAGCAGAAGGAGCAGGACATTGGTTACCACAGTGAGCGGCTTGCTGTTGCTTTTGGCATCATTGCCACTCCGGGGGATTCTCCTATCAAGGTTTTCAAGAATTTGCGCATTTGTGGGGATTGCCATACCACTATTAAGTTTATATCACGGATTGTGCAGAGAGAGATCATTGTCAGGGACTCTAACAGATTCCACCACTTCAAGCATGGGAGTTGTTCTTGCAGGGATTATTGGTGA
- the LOC112878197 gene encoding protein GID8 homolog produces MFLSRIVLRDLDSIDSPASMASSKKVVTRDEWERKLRDVKIRKEDMNRLVMNFLVTEGFVDVADKFRIESGTQPEIDLATITDRMEVKKAVQSGNVQEAIEKINDLNPTILDTNPQLYFHLQQQKLIELIRAGKISEALEFAQEELAPRGEENQTFLEEIEKTVALLVFEDIKNCPYGELLDVSQRLKTASEVNAAILTSQSHEKDPKLPSLLKMLLWTQNQLDEKAAYPRINDLTTAELQDPSI; encoded by the exons ATGTTCCTCTCCCGCATCGTCCTGCGCGACCTGGACTCCATCGACTCCCCGGCCTCCATGGCGTCCTCGAAGAAGGTGGTGACCCGCGACGAGTGGGAGCGGAAGCTCCGCGACGTCAAGATCCGCAAGGAGGACATGAACCGCCTCGTCATGAACTTCCTCGTCACCGAGGGCTTCGTTGACGTCGCCGACAAGTTCCGCATCGAGTCCGGCACCCAGC CGGAGATTGACCTGGCGACCATCACGGATCGGATGGAGGTTAAGAAAGCAGTACAATCGGGGAATGTTCAGGAGGCCATCGAGAAAATCAACGATCTTAACCCCACG ATTCTGGACACGAATCCCCAACTATACTTTCATCTTCAGCAACAGAAACTAATAGAGTTGATTCGCGCGGGAAAAATAAGTGAAGCTTTGGAGTTTGCTCAGGAAGAGCTCGCACCAAGAGGCGAAGAAAAT CAAACATTTCTTGAGGAAATAGAGAAAACTGTAGCACTACTGGTTTTTGAAGACATAAAAAATTGCCCTTATGGGGAACTGTTGGACGTTTCTCAACGTTTGAAGACTGCAAGTGAAGTTAATGCTGCTATTCTTACAAGCCAAAGTCACGAGAAAG ATCCGAAACTTCCAAGCCTGCTAAAGATGTTGCTTTGGACTCAAAATCAACTGGATGAAAAGGCGGCATATCCACGAATCAATGACTTGACCACTGCAGAGCTGCAAGATCCATCTATATGA
- the LOC112878193 gene encoding peroxidase N-like has translation MGRNSSCRETNALVAALLVAALCLGAAAVARGQLTDDFYDDCCPQVEDIVKARVFAAMKAEARMGASLLRLHFHDCFVNGCDGSILLDGSNSEKLAAPNLNSARGYEVVDAIKADLEKACPGVVSCADVLALAAKYGVLLSGGPDYDVLLGRRDGLVANQSGANSNLPAPSFSIGTIVQMFKDMGLNTTDVVVLSGAHTIGRARCALFSNRLSNFSAASSVDPTLDASLASSLQSLCRGGDGNQTAALDAGSADAFDNHYFQNLLNQKGLLSSDQGLFSGADADANATKALVRAYSADPERFLCDFGRSMVKMGNIRPLTGSAGQIRRNCRAVN, from the exons ATGGGGCGCAACTCCTCCTGCAGGGAAACGAACGCCCTGGTGGCGGCCCTGCTGGTCGCCGCGCTGtgcctcggcgccgccgcggtgGCGCGGGGCCAGCTGACGGACGACTTCTACGACGACTGCTGCCCGCAGGTGGAGGACATCGTCAAGGCGCGCGTGTTCGCCGCCATGAAGGCCGAGGCACGCATGGGCGCCTCCCTGCTCAGGCTCCACTTCCACGACTGCTTCGTCAAC GGGTGCGACGGGTCCATCCTGCTGGACGGGAGCAACAGCGAGAAGCTGGCGGCGCCGAACCTGAACTCGGCCCGGGGGTACGAGGTCGTCGACGCGATCAAGGCCGACCTCGAGAAGGCGTGCCCGGGGGTCGTCTCCTGCGCCGACGTCCTCGCCCTCGCCGCCAAGTACGGGGTGCTGCTG AGTGGTGGCCCGGACTACGACGTCCTGCTGGGACGGAGGGACGGTTTGGTGGCGAATCAGTCCGGGGCCAACAGCAACCTGCCTGCACCGTCATTTTCCATCGGCACGATCGTTCAGATGTTCAAGGACATGGGTCTGAACACAACCGACGTGGTCGTTTTATCAG GAGCCCACACGATCGGGCGGGCGCGGTGCGCGCTGTTCAGCAACCGGCTGTCCAACTTCTCGGCGGCGAGCTCCGTGGACCCGACGCTGGACGCGTCCCTGGCGTCCAGCCTGCAGAGCCTGTGCCGGGGCGGGGACGGCAACCAGACGGCGGCGCTGGACGCCGGCTCCGCGGACGCCTTCGACAACCACTACTTCCAGAACCTGCTGAATCAGAAGGGGCTCCTATCCTCCGACCAGGGCCTCTTCTccggcgccgacgccgacgccaaCGCCACCAAGGCGCTCGTGCGGGCCTACAGCGCCGACCCTGAGCGCTTCCTCTGCGACTTCGGCCGCTCCATGGTCAAGATGGGCAACATCCGCCCGCTCACCGGCTCCGCCGGGCAGATCCGCAGGAACTGCCGCGCCGTCAACTGA
- the LOC112878192 gene encoding peroxidase A2-like, whose amino-acid sequence MAPPSPRGMLPSSRRLVAVLLLAAAAALGFGVRAGAAQLCAEYYDRTCPGVHRVVRRVLKKAHEADARIYASLTRLHFHDCFVQGCDGSILLDNSSSIVSEKFATPNNNSARGYPVVDAVKAALEKACPGVVSCADILAIAAKISVELSGGPRWRVPLGRRDGTTANITAANNLPSPFDNLTALQHKFGAVGLDATTDLVALSGAHTFGRVQCQFVAPRLYNFSGTGRPDPALDGGYRALLSLRCPRGGDGSALGDLDPATPDAFDSSYYANLGARRGTLQSDQELLSAPGAPTAAIVGRFAGSQKAFFRSFARSMVSMGNIEVLTGSQGEVRRNCRVVNGS is encoded by the exons atggcgccgccgtcgccccgtgGCATGCTGCCGTCTAGTCGTCGGCTGGTCGCCGTCCTCctgctggccgccgccgccgcgctgggGTTCGGCGTCCGGGCCGGCGCGGCGCAGCTGTGCGCCGAGTACTACGACCGGACGTGCCCCGGCGTGCACCGGGTCGTGCGGCGGGTGCTGAAGAAGGCGCACGAGGCCGACGCCCGCATCTACGCCAGCCTCACCCGCCTCCACTTCCACGACTGCTTCGTCCAG GGCTGCGACGGCTCGATCCTGCTGGACAACAGCTCGAGCATCGTGTCTGAGAAGTTCGCGACGCCCAACAACAACTCGGCGCGCGGGTACCCCGTGGTGGACGCCGTCAAGGCCGCGCTGGAGAAGGCCTGCCCCGGCGTCGTCTCCTGCGCCGACatcctcgccatcgccgccaagATCTCCGTCGAGCTG TCCGGCGGGCCCCGGTGGCGCGTGCCGCTCGGCCGGCGCGACGGCACCACCGCCAACATCACCGCCGCCAACAACCTCCCGAGCCCCTTCGACAACCTCACCGCGCTCCAGCACAAGTTCGGCGCCGTCGGCCTCGACGCCACCACCGACCTCGTCGCCCTCTCGGGCGCGCACACGTTCGGGCGCGTGCAGTGCCAGTTCGTGGCGCCGCGGCTGTACAACTTCAGCGGGACGGGCCGGCCGGACCCGGCGCTGGACGGGGGGTACCGGGCGCTCCTCTCGCTGCGGTGCCCGAGGGGCGGGGACGGGTCGGCGCTCGGCGACCTGGACCCGGCCACGCCGGACGCCTTCGACAGCAGCTACTACGCCAACCTTGGGGCGCGCCGCGGGACGCTGCAGTCCGACCAGGAGCTGCTGTCGGCGCCCGGCGCGCCCACGGCGGCGATCGTCGGCCGGTTCGCCGGCAGCCAGAAGGCGTTCTTCAGGAGCTTCGCAAGGTCCATGGTCAGCATGGGGAACATCGAGGTGCTGACGGGGAGCCAGGGCGAGGTCAGGAGGAACTGTAGAGTGGTCAATGGAAGCTAG
- the LOC112878194 gene encoding atherin-like: MASPPRGQPATAAAPAPAATTSPQVPTASLPLPRAFLAAASPRAAAAPPLFTGRPLNPSAPGHVSSAPHGILYPVAKPVAPSAAAQLRRVPPIAVGYHRAHPVAVPIAQPPQPLVHSQPRSFASVPRALVTSMVARPEQPPRGVPIAPQPKVNTVPPVAPSSEQGNPKERERSREDSTIVVINDRKVNLLDSESGSLYALCRSWVRNGVPHESQPSFGNGEPILPRPLPASVVDSRISDKENNGATDLDSDEEPQKNADGEYNTSDLLKQHVKRAKKIRAGLQKERLRRIERYKQRLALLL, encoded by the exons ATGGCCTCCCCGCCGCGCGGCcagcccgccaccgccgccgcgccggcgcccgcggccaCCACGTCCCCGCAGGTGCCCACCGCCTCCCTCCCGCTCCCCCGCGCGTTCCTCGCCGCTGCCTccccacgcgccgccgcggcgcccccgCTCTTCACCGGCCGCCCGCTAAACCCTAGCGCTCCGGGCCACGTCTCCTCCGCGCCCCATGGCATCCTCTACCCCGTCGCGAAGCCTGTCGCCCCCTCCGCGGCCGCACAGCTCCGCCGCGTCCCCCCCATTGCCGTCGGGTACCACCGCGCCCACCCCGTCGCCGTCCCCATCGCGCAGCCGCCGCAGCCCCTGGTGCACTCGCAGCCCCGTTCGTTCGCGTCCGTGCCTCGGGCTCTTGTGACGAGCATGGTAGCGCGTCCCGAGCAACCTCCGCGAGGAGTTCCGATAGCCCCGCAGCCCAAG GTTAATACAGTCCCCCCTGTTGCACCATCCAGTGAGCAGGGCAACCCAAAGGAAAG GGAAAGGAGCAGAGAAGACTCTACAATTGTGGTGATTAATGACCGCAAA GTTAACTTGCTGGACAGTGAGTCAGGGTCCTTGTATGCTCTCTGTAGATCCTGGGTGCGCAATGGTGTTCCACATGAAAGTCAG CCAAGCTTTGGAAATGGTGAACCAATTCTTCCAAGACCTTTGCCTGCTTCGGTTGTAGATTCTAGGATATCAGATAAGGAAAATAATGGTGCTACGGATTTAGATTCAGATGAAGAGCCACAGAAG AATGCTGATGGTGAATATAACACAAGTGACTTATTGAAGCAGCATGTAAAGCGTGCCAAAAAGATACGTGCTGG GTTGCAGAAGGAACGGCTTCGTCGGATTGAAAGATACAAGCAACGCCTTGCACTTCTTTTGTAG
- the LOC112878198 gene encoding uncharacterized protein LOC112878198: MLAELGRAAGSAQPAPSAHEAGGSLARCSLAAGGPHPQAAERAHASGAARPAALSRTPAELARAAGSAQPAASAREADGSLARYSPTRPASLTRPLRSLPTRPARPAELADAASSAWHAALPRTPAELADAAGSELPRTWLPASHAAPTHGRGWPNSLQRSSIPPYGTSIQSQRMSI, encoded by the exons ATGCTCGCGGAGCTTGGCCGCGCGGCGGGCTCGGCGCAGCCGGCGCCGTCCGCCCACGAGGCCGGCGGCTCGCTCGCGCGCTGCAGCCTCGCAGCCGGCGGTCCTCACCCGCAAGCTGCGGAGCGTGCCCACGCgtccggcgcggcgcggccggcggcactCTCCCGCACGCCGGCGGAGCTTGCCCGCGCGGCGGGCTCGGCGCAGCCGGCTGCGTCCGCCCGCGAGGCCGACGGCTCACTCGCGCGCTACAGCCCCACGCGGCCGGCGTCCCTCACCCGCCCGTTGCGGAGCTTGCCCACGCGGCCGGCGCGGCCAGCGGAGCTCGCCGACGCAGCCAGCTCGGCGTGGCACGCAGCGCTC CCCCGCACGCCGGCGGAGCTCGCCGACGCGGCCGGCTCGGAGCTCCCCCGCACGTGGCTGCCGGCATCTCACGCTGCTCCTACCCATGGTCGCGGCTGGCCCAATTCGTTGCAACGGAGCTCGATTCCACCATACGGGACTTCGATTCAATCGCAGCGGATGTCGATTTGA